The proteins below are encoded in one region of Myxocyprinus asiaticus isolate MX2 ecotype Aquarium Trade chromosome 13, UBuf_Myxa_2, whole genome shotgun sequence:
- the LOC127449920 gene encoding thioredoxin, mitochondrial-like, with product MASRLLVQRVCCVLVRDLCRRPISVTCSSSYSSSLTTSAAAQPFLSRALPRSSCRSVSFNVQDHDDFTERVINSQLPVLIDFHAQWCGPCKILGPRLEKAIAKQKGRVAMAKVDIDEHTDLAIEYGVSAVPTVIAMRDGDVIDQFVGIKDEDQLDSFVQKIIGQ from the exons ATGGCTTCCAGACTTCTTGTGCAGAGAGTTTGTTGTGTATTAGTGCGAGATCTCTGTCGTCGGCCCATCTCAGTCACATGTTCTTCATCATACTCCTCCTCTCTGACCACGTCTGCTGCCGCGCAGCCGTTTCTCTCTCGCGCGCTCCCACGCAGCTCTTGCAGGAGTGTGTCGTTTAATGTGCAGGACCACGACGACTTCACCGAGAGAGTCATCAACAGCCAGCTGCCCGTgctcatagacttccatgcacA GTGGTGTGGTCCCTGTAAAATTCTCGGTCCACGGCTGGAGAAAGCCATTGCCAAACAGAAGGGTCGAGTCGCCATGGCCAAAGTTGACATTGATGAGCACACAGATCTGGCCATTGAGTACGGG GTGTCGGCTGTTCCCACGGTGATAGCAATGCGAGACGGTGATGTCATCGACCAGTTTGTGGGCATCAAAGATGAAGACCAGCTGGATTCTTTTGTGCAGAAGATAATTGGACAGTGA